The Chitinophaga sp. H8 genome contains a region encoding:
- a CDS encoding arsenite methyltransferase, giving the protein MATDEQMKEIVRQKYSEIALQDKATNESSCCGSGCCSTEVYHIMSDDYTSLEGYNPDADLGLGCGLPTQFAKIKKGDTVIDLGSGAGNDCFVARQETGESGKVIGIDFTPAMLEKARANADKLGFNNVEFRQGDIEKMPVTANVADVVVSNCVLNLVPNKNGVVKEIFRVLKPGGHFSISDVVLQGTLPESIRGAAEMYVGCVSGAIQKQVYLELIETNGFQNITVQKEKVINIPNDLLSNYMSKEEIDAFRAGDTGIYSITVYAEKPADAACCAPGCC; this is encoded by the coding sequence ATGGCTACCGATGAACAAATGAAGGAGATCGTAAGACAGAAATACAGTGAAATTGCATTGCAGGACAAAGCTACAAACGAATCTTCCTGCTGTGGCTCCGGCTGCTGCTCAACAGAAGTATATCATATCATGAGTGACGATTATACCTCCCTCGAAGGGTATAATCCTGATGCAGACCTCGGACTGGGCTGTGGCCTTCCTACCCAGTTTGCAAAAATCAAGAAGGGTGATACTGTGATAGATCTTGGTTCCGGCGCTGGTAATGATTGCTTTGTTGCGCGTCAGGAAACTGGTGAAAGCGGTAAAGTAATCGGAATAGACTTTACACCTGCCATGCTGGAAAAAGCCAGAGCGAATGCGGATAAGTTGGGTTTTAATAACGTTGAATTCCGCCAGGGTGATATTGAAAAAATGCCTGTAACCGCCAATGTTGCAGATGTGGTTGTAAGTAATTGTGTACTGAACCTTGTACCGAATAAGAACGGAGTTGTTAAAGAGATATTCCGGGTGTTGAAACCTGGTGGTCATTTCAGTATTTCAGATGTTGTGCTACAAGGCACTTTACCGGAAAGTATCCGTGGAGCTGCTGAAATGTATGTAGGCTGTGTATCTGGCGCGATACAGAAACAAGTCTATCTGGAATTGATAGAAACAAATGGCTTCCAGAATATTACAGTCCAAAAAGAAAAAGTCATAAACATTCCCAATGATCTGCTGTCCAACTATATGAGCAAAGAGGAGATCGATGCTTTCAGGGCGGGAGATACAGGCATCTACAGTATAACAGTTTATGCTGAAAAACCGGCTGATGCAGCCTGTTGCGCTCCAGGCTGTTGCTAA